In Uranotaenia lowii strain MFRU-FL chromosome 2, ASM2978415v1, whole genome shotgun sequence, one genomic interval encodes:
- the LOC129744287 gene encoding proclotting enzyme-like, producing MVVKVLSSLVLAWFCCCWLSRYRLIAFAASFSSSTTDPNGTVSKWSRNSDGCSSCSCGGPSSNSRVVGGNYSDIGAYPWMAALYHRKVFTCGGSLINNRYVLTAAHCVVRLEAKDFQVFLNRVNISDSNSGMIQRNVESIKLNHYQGLRTNNDVALLRLQQPVAIGPDVMPICLPTGMDSYQGRKAMVIGWGTTANGSLSDTLQELTVPVLANQECRRAGYFRFQITNRMMCAGYLEGGKDSCQGDSGGPLQLLSPATGRYEIIGVVSWGRECAQRNYPGVYARVTKFSSWIRRTAGSSAADVCWCQ from the exons ATGGTAGTTAAAGTTTTATCGAGTTTGGTTCTGGCGTGgttctgctgctgctggcttTCCCGATACCGCTTAATTGCTTTTGCCGCTTCTTTTTCCTCCTCTACGACTGATCCAAATGGAACTGTCAGCAAATGGTCCAGGAATAGCGATGGATGTTCGTCTTGCT CTTGCGGTGGACCGTCTTCGAATTCCCGTGTGGTCGGTGGAAATTACAGCGACATCGGAGCGTATCCTTGGATGGCTGCCCTGTATCACCGGAAGGTTTTCACCTGTGGCGGAAGTCTAATCAACAATCGATACGTCCTGACGGCAGCTCACTGTGTCGTCCGTCTGGAGGCCAAGGATTTCCAGGTGTTCCTCAACCGTGTCAATATTTCGGACAGTAATTCAG GAATGATTCAGCGGAACGTCGAATCGATCAAACTTAATCACTACCAGGGCTTGAGAACCAATAACGATGTGGCGCTGCTTCGGCTCCAGCAGCCGGTTGCTATTGGACCGGATGTGATGCCGATTTGTCTGCCCACCGGGATGGATTCCTACCAGGGACGAAAG GCAATGGTTATCGGATGGGGCACGACAGCCAACGGCAGCCTGTCGGACACACTCCAGGAACTCACGGTACCGGTTCTAGCCAACCAGGAATGTCGCCGGGCGGGATATTTCCGATTCCAAATAACAAACCGTATGATGTGCGCCGGGTACCTGGAAGGCGGAAAGGATTCTTGTCAG GGTGACAGCGGTGGACCGCTTCAGCTGTTAAGTCCAGCAACAGGTCGTTACGAAATCATCGGCGTGGTATCGTGGGGCCGGGAATGTGCCCAACGTAATTATCCGGGTGTGTACGCGCGAGTAACAAAATTTTCCTCCTGGATCCGGAGAACGGCAGGAAGCTCCGCTGCTGATGTCTGTTGGTGTCAGTGA
- the LOC129749911 gene encoding uncharacterized protein LOC129749911: MRSSSMISLLIGVILFNSVYGRTQYDLNDQTASKVINTKNGGTVEIYFPGESFESENSEKDNDDPKTTFTRTQTITNKDGGTIEVFRPGNPKITGFGGSRKKQLPGMEGENPYVEPSKKDECDI, encoded by the exons ATGCGGTCCTCATCAATGATATCTCTTTTAATAGGCGTTATTTTGTTTAACAGTGTTTACGGGAGAACACAATATGACCTCAATGATCAAACAGcat CCAAAGTAATAAATACAAAAA atGGGGGAACAGTAGAAATATATTTCCCTGGTGAATCTTTTGAATCGG aaaactctgaaaaagataatgatgacCCAAAAACGACCT tTACTCGAACCCAGACAATAACTAACAAAG ATGGTGGAACAATTGAAGTCTTTCGTCCGGGAAATCCAAAAATTACGGGTTTTGGTGGTTcta GGAAAAAACAACTTCCAGGAATGGAAGGAGAGAATCCATATGTAGAACCATCGAAAAAGGATGAGTGTGACATCTga